In a genomic window of Piliocolobus tephrosceles isolate RC106 chromosome 1, ASM277652v3, whole genome shotgun sequence:
- the FAM189B gene encoding protein FAM189B isoform X1 → MMPSPSDSSRSLTSRPSTRGLTHLRLHRPWLQALLTLGLVQVLLGILVVTFSMVASSVTTTESIKRSCPSWAGFSLAFSGVVGIVSWKRPFTLVISFFSLLSVLCVMLSMAGSVLSCKNAQLARDFQQCSLEGKVCVCCPSVPLLRPCPESGQELKVAPNSTCDEARGALKNLLFSVCGLTICAAIICTLSAIVCCIQIFSLDLVHTQLAPERSVSGPLGPLGCTSPPPAPLLHTMLDLEEFVPPVPPPPYYPPEYTCSSETDAQSITYNGSMDSPVPLYPTDCPPSYEAVMGLRGDSQATLFDPQLHDGSCICERVASIVDVSMDSGSLVLSAIGDLPGGSSPSEDSCLLELQGSVRSVDYVLFRSIQRSRAGYCLSLDCGLRGPFEESPLPRRPPRAARSYSCSAPEAPPSLGAPTAARSCHRLEGWPPWVGPCFPELRRRVPRGGGRPPAAPPTPTPTRRFSDSSGSLTPPGHRPPHPASPPPLLLPRSHSDPGITTSSDTADFRDLYTKVLEEEAASVSSADTGLCSEACLFRLARCPSPKLLRARSAEKRRPVPTFQKVPLPSGPAPAHSLGDLKGSWPGRGLVTRFLQISRKAPDPSGTGAHGHKQMPRSLWGRPGRESLHLRSCGDLSSGSSLRRLLSGRRLERGTRPHSLSLNGGSRETGL, encoded by the exons ATGATGCCCTCGCCTAGTGACTCCAGCCGCTCGCTGACCAGCCGGCCCAGCACCAGGGGCCttacccacctccgcctccaccGACCCTGGCTGCAGGCCCTGCTTACGCTGGGGCTGGTCCAGGTGCTCCTGGGCATCCTGGTGGTCACCTTCAGCATGGTGGCCTCTTCCGTCACCACCACTGAGAGCATCAAGAGGTCCTGCCCGTCTTGGGCTGGGTTCTCG CTGGCGTTCTCCGGGGTGGTTGGCATTGTGTCCTGGAAGCGGCCATTCACTCTAGTG ATCTCCTTCTTCTCCTTGCTTTCGGTGCTCTGTGTCATGCTTAGCATGGCTGGCTCTGTACTGTCCTGTAAGAATGCTCAACTGGCCCGAGACTTCCAACAGTGCTCTCTG GAAGGAAAGGTCTGTGTGTGCTGTCCCTCTGTTCCTCTCCTCCGGCCCTGTCCAGAGTCGGGGCAGGAACTGAAAGTTGCCCCTAACTCCACCTGTGATGAAGCCCGAGGGGCCCTCAAG aACCTGCTCTTCAGCGTCTGTGGGCTCACCATTTGTGCCGCTATAATTTGTACCCTCTCTGCTATTGTCTGCTGCATCCAAATCTTCTCCCTGGACCTCGTGCATACG CAGCTGGCCCCTGAGCGGTCAGTCTCAGGCCCACTGGGACCTCTGGGCTGCACATCTCCGCCCCCAGCCCCTCTCCTACACACCATGCTGGACCTGGAGGAATTTGTCCCGCCTGTGCCCCCACCACCCTACTATCCCCCAGAGTACACCTGCAGCTCAGAAACAGATGCACAGAG CATCACGTACAATGGCTCCATGGACAGCCCAGTGCCCTTGTACCCTACCGATTGCCCCCCTTCTTATGAGGCGGTCATGGGACTACGAGGAGACAGCCAG GCCACTCTCTTTGACCCTCAGCTTCACGATGGCTCCTGCATCTGTGAGCGAGTGGCCTCCATTGTAGATG TGTCCATGGACAGCGGGTCTCTGGTGCTGTCAGCCATTGGTGACCTCCCTGGGGGCTCTAGCCCGTCGGAGGACTCGTGCCTGCTGGAGCTGCAGGGCTCCGTGCGCTCCGTGGACTACGTGCTCTTCCGCTCCATCCAGCGCAGCCGTGCCGGCTACTGCCTCAGCCTGGACTGTGGCCTGCGGGGCCCCTTCGAGGAAAGCCCCCTGCCACGGCGCCCCCCACGGGCCGCCCGCTCCTATTCCTGCTCTGCCCCTGAAGCTCCACCCTCACTGGGTGCCCCCACAGCTGCCCGCAGCTGCCACCGGTTGGAGGGCTGGCCGCCCTGGGTGGGACCCTGCTTCCCGGAGCTGAGGCGGCGGGTCCCCCGGGGAGGGGGCCGCCCCCCCGCAGCCCCGCCCACCCCAACCCCTACCCGTCGCTTCAGCGATAGCTCAGGTTCCCTCACCCCCCCGGGGCACCGGCCTCCTCATCCGGCATCCCCACCACCGCTGCTGCTGCCTCGGTCCCACAGCGACCCAGGCATCACCACCTCCAGTGACACTG cTGACTTCAGGGACCTTTATACCAAAGTGCTTGAGGAAGAAGCTGCTTCTGTTTCCTCTGCAGATACAG gGCTCTGCTCTGAAGCCTGCCTCTTCCGCCTAGCCCGCTGCCCTTCCCCCAAGTTGCTACGTGCCCGGTCAGCTGAGAAACGGCGCCCTGTGCCCACCTTCCAAAAAGTTCCCCTGCCCTCGGGCCCTGCACCTGCCCACTCCCTGGGGGACCTCAAGGGCAGCTGGCCAGGTCGGGGCCTGGTCACTCGTTTCCTCCAGATATCCAGGAAAGCCCCAGACCCCAGTGGGACTGGAGCTCATGGACATAAGCAG ATGCCCCGGAGCCTGTGGGGCCGGCCTGGCCGAGAGAGCCTCCACCTTCGCAGCTGCGGAGATCTGAGCTCTGGCTCCTCCCTGCGGCGTCTCCTGTCTGGCCGCAGGCTGGAGCGTGGTACCCGCCCCCACAGCCTCAGTCTCAACGGGGGCAGCCGGGAGACTGGGCTCTGA
- the FAM189B gene encoding protein FAM189B isoform X2, whose product MMPSPSDSSRSLTSRPSTRGLTHLRLHRPWLQALLTLGLVQVLLGILVVTFSMVASSVTTTESIKRSCPSWAGFSLAFSGVVGIVSWKRPFTLVISFFSLLSVLCVMLSMAGSVLSCKNAQLARDFQQCSLEGKVCVCCPSVPLLRPCPESGQELKVAPNSTCDEARGALKNLLFSVCGLTICAAIICTLSAIVCCIQIFSLDLVHTLAPERSVSGPLGPLGCTSPPPAPLLHTMLDLEEFVPPVPPPPYYPPEYTCSSETDAQSITYNGSMDSPVPLYPTDCPPSYEAVMGLRGDSQATLFDPQLHDGSCICERVASIVDVSMDSGSLVLSAIGDLPGGSSPSEDSCLLELQGSVRSVDYVLFRSIQRSRAGYCLSLDCGLRGPFEESPLPRRPPRAARSYSCSAPEAPPSLGAPTAARSCHRLEGWPPWVGPCFPELRRRVPRGGGRPPAAPPTPTPTRRFSDSSGSLTPPGHRPPHPASPPPLLLPRSHSDPGITTSSDTADFRDLYTKVLEEEAASVSSADTGLCSEACLFRLARCPSPKLLRARSAEKRRPVPTFQKVPLPSGPAPAHSLGDLKGSWPGRGLVTRFLQISRKAPDPSGTGAHGHKQMPRSLWGRPGRESLHLRSCGDLSSGSSLRRLLSGRRLERGTRPHSLSLNGGSRETGL is encoded by the exons ATGATGCCCTCGCCTAGTGACTCCAGCCGCTCGCTGACCAGCCGGCCCAGCACCAGGGGCCttacccacctccgcctccaccGACCCTGGCTGCAGGCCCTGCTTACGCTGGGGCTGGTCCAGGTGCTCCTGGGCATCCTGGTGGTCACCTTCAGCATGGTGGCCTCTTCCGTCACCACCACTGAGAGCATCAAGAGGTCCTGCCCGTCTTGGGCTGGGTTCTCG CTGGCGTTCTCCGGGGTGGTTGGCATTGTGTCCTGGAAGCGGCCATTCACTCTAGTG ATCTCCTTCTTCTCCTTGCTTTCGGTGCTCTGTGTCATGCTTAGCATGGCTGGCTCTGTACTGTCCTGTAAGAATGCTCAACTGGCCCGAGACTTCCAACAGTGCTCTCTG GAAGGAAAGGTCTGTGTGTGCTGTCCCTCTGTTCCTCTCCTCCGGCCCTGTCCAGAGTCGGGGCAGGAACTGAAAGTTGCCCCTAACTCCACCTGTGATGAAGCCCGAGGGGCCCTCAAG aACCTGCTCTTCAGCGTCTGTGGGCTCACCATTTGTGCCGCTATAATTTGTACCCTCTCTGCTATTGTCTGCTGCATCCAAATCTTCTCCCTGGACCTCGTGCATACG CTGGCCCCTGAGCGGTCAGTCTCAGGCCCACTGGGACCTCTGGGCTGCACATCTCCGCCCCCAGCCCCTCTCCTACACACCATGCTGGACCTGGAGGAATTTGTCCCGCCTGTGCCCCCACCACCCTACTATCCCCCAGAGTACACCTGCAGCTCAGAAACAGATGCACAGAG CATCACGTACAATGGCTCCATGGACAGCCCAGTGCCCTTGTACCCTACCGATTGCCCCCCTTCTTATGAGGCGGTCATGGGACTACGAGGAGACAGCCAG GCCACTCTCTTTGACCCTCAGCTTCACGATGGCTCCTGCATCTGTGAGCGAGTGGCCTCCATTGTAGATG TGTCCATGGACAGCGGGTCTCTGGTGCTGTCAGCCATTGGTGACCTCCCTGGGGGCTCTAGCCCGTCGGAGGACTCGTGCCTGCTGGAGCTGCAGGGCTCCGTGCGCTCCGTGGACTACGTGCTCTTCCGCTCCATCCAGCGCAGCCGTGCCGGCTACTGCCTCAGCCTGGACTGTGGCCTGCGGGGCCCCTTCGAGGAAAGCCCCCTGCCACGGCGCCCCCCACGGGCCGCCCGCTCCTATTCCTGCTCTGCCCCTGAAGCTCCACCCTCACTGGGTGCCCCCACAGCTGCCCGCAGCTGCCACCGGTTGGAGGGCTGGCCGCCCTGGGTGGGACCCTGCTTCCCGGAGCTGAGGCGGCGGGTCCCCCGGGGAGGGGGCCGCCCCCCCGCAGCCCCGCCCACCCCAACCCCTACCCGTCGCTTCAGCGATAGCTCAGGTTCCCTCACCCCCCCGGGGCACCGGCCTCCTCATCCGGCATCCCCACCACCGCTGCTGCTGCCTCGGTCCCACAGCGACCCAGGCATCACCACCTCCAGTGACACTG cTGACTTCAGGGACCTTTATACCAAAGTGCTTGAGGAAGAAGCTGCTTCTGTTTCCTCTGCAGATACAG gGCTCTGCTCTGAAGCCTGCCTCTTCCGCCTAGCCCGCTGCCCTTCCCCCAAGTTGCTACGTGCCCGGTCAGCTGAGAAACGGCGCCCTGTGCCCACCTTCCAAAAAGTTCCCCTGCCCTCGGGCCCTGCACCTGCCCACTCCCTGGGGGACCTCAAGGGCAGCTGGCCAGGTCGGGGCCTGGTCACTCGTTTCCTCCAGATATCCAGGAAAGCCCCAGACCCCAGTGGGACTGGAGCTCATGGACATAAGCAG ATGCCCCGGAGCCTGTGGGGCCGGCCTGGCCGAGAGAGCCTCCACCTTCGCAGCTGCGGAGATCTGAGCTCTGGCTCCTCCCTGCGGCGTCTCCTGTCTGGCCGCAGGCTGGAGCGTGGTACCCGCCCCCACAGCCTCAGTCTCAACGGGGGCAGCCGGGAGACTGGGCTCTGA